In Fusarium oxysporum Fo47 chromosome IX, complete sequence, the following proteins share a genomic window:
- a CDS encoding FAD binding domain-containing protein has translation MAIPTSTNGHSNGCQDADVHDVCVVGAGPSGLMLSVVLAKLGLSVKVIDERPDQTTVGRADGIQPKTIETLQMLRIGDDLVQTGVKVHDICMWRGSSTEGLRRTGREVHYPSLVVDVLHPYILLCHQGMMEGTFINDLRKSGVEVTRSHTFRGVTDSSDHLQIECDKDGETRTAIPARYLVGCDGARSAVRNAIPGAASQGTPHNSVWGVLDGELDTDFPDIWSKTVIFSEEHGSVLLIPRERNMTRLYIEMKSSVTSKGLGQEFVMEQARLIMAPYTVNWTSVEWFGNYQVSQRFATRFLDPTQRIFIAGDASHTHSPKAAQGMNTSVHDSWNLGWKLNLAARGFAKDGILLQSYEQERKKIAEDLINFDFEHANEIAGGDSKRLAENFRKNTRFISGVGVEYGPNELNHPLDSVPGGDAKPGCNLPQAKVTRYIDACPVDVQLDVPVLGQFRVYVVAPNLTGRQESGFIKAFDESISTPTSFVFQLGKSTQTSYQQKPRANRADDVYVRPERYTRVNQLITFALLTSTDKNDFELSDLPPTFSKSRWTVYLDDAAHLDTKRTSCTEKWLGSVDSGEVAILVVRPDGYVGAIRRIKNASVEEGAAAASWLDSYFGGFLQIPSV, from the exons ATGGCCATTCCGACAAGCACAAATGGTCACAGCAACGGATGTCAAGATGCCGATGTCCATGATGTCTGCGTTGTTGGAGCTGGCCCATCAGGCCTCATGCTGAG TGTTGTGTTGGCAAAGCTTGGTCTATCAGTCAAGGTTATTGATGAGAGGCCCGATCAGACGACCGTCGGTCGTGCTGATGGTATCCAACCCAAGACTATTGAGACTTTGCAAATGCTGCGAATTGGCGATGATCTTGTACAAACAGGTGTCAAGGTTCATGACATCTGCATGTGGCGGGGCTCATCAACAGAAGGACTTCGCCGTACAGGACGTGAAGTCCACTATCCATCTTTAGTGGTAGATGTGCTACATCCATACATCCTTTTGTGCCATCAAGGAATGATGGAAGGCACCTTTATCAACGACCTGCGAAAAAGTGGTGTCGAAGTCACTCGCAGTCACACCTTCAGAGGAGTAACAGACTCTTCCGATCATCTCCAGATCGAATGCGACAAAGACGGTGAAACACGTACAGCTATTCCGGCCAGATACCTAGTTGGCTGTGATGGAGCTCGCTCAGCAGTACGGAACGCCATTCCAGGtgctgcttctcaaggaacTCCTCATAACTCTGTTTGGGGAGTTTTGGATGGAGAGTTAGATACTGACTTCCCTGACATATGGAGCAAGACCGTCATATTTTCCGAGGAACACGGATCAGTTCTTCTTATTCCACGTGAGCGGAACATGACCCGACTTTACATCGAGATGAAGAGTTCGGTCACTTCCAAGGGCCTCGGTCAGGAGTTTGTCATGGAGCAGGCACGTCTTATCATGGCCCCATACACCGTCAACTGGACATCAGTGGAGTGGTTTGGCAACTATCAAGTATCTCAACGCTTTGCAACGCGGTTCTTGGACCCGACTCAGCGGATATTCATTGCTGGAGACGCCAGTCATACGCACAGTCCAAAGGCTGCCCAGGGAATGAACACCAGTGTCCATGACTCTTGGAACTTGGGCTGGAAGCTCAACCTTGCTGCACGTGGTTTCGCCAAAGATGGTATACTTCTACAATCTTACGAGCAAGAGCGGAAGAAGATTGCGgaggatctcatcaactttgACTTTGAACACGCTAATGAGATCGCTGGAGGTGACTCCAAAAGACTCGCTGAGAACTTCCGCAAGAACACACGCTTTATTTCGGGAGTGGGGGTTGAGTATGGTCCCAATGAGCTGAATCATCCTCTAGATTCTGTTCCTGGTGGCGATGCTAAGCCTGGCTGCAATCTCCCGCAAGCAAAGGTTACACGCTACATAGACGCTTGTCCAGTTGATGTTCAGCTCGATGTCCCGGTTCTTGGCCAGTTCCGAGTCTATGTAGTCGCTCCGAACCTTACAGGGCGTCAAGAGAGTGGCTTCATCAAAGCGTTTGATGAGTCTATCTCGACACCGACCTCGTTCGTATTCCAGCTTGGCAAGTCAACGCAGACTTCATACCAACAAAAGCCTCGTGCCAACCGAGCCGATGATGTTTACGTGCGACCAGAACGGTACACGCGAGTCAACCAATTAATAACATTCGCTCTTCTCA CCTCTACAGATAAGAACGACTTTGAGCTCTCAGACCTGCCTCCCACATTTTCAAAGAGTAGGTGGACGGTGTATCTTGATGACGCGGCGCATTTAGATACCAAGCGAACCTCGTGTACAGAGAAGTGGCTTGGCTCTGTCGATAGTGGAGAGGTCGCAATTCTTGTAGTTAGACCGGATGGTTATGTTGGTGCCATTCGGCGTATCAAGAATGCTAGTGTTGAGGAGGGTGCAGCGGCGGCGAGTTGGCTCGATTCGTACTTTGGAGGATTTTTGCAGATTCCTTCTGTTTGA
- a CDS encoding amidase signature domain-containing protein produces the protein MAPGSIDPEPLPWQSTVERKKQQQRDILSKALLELGKYKELQNVDIDQLADTTQTLSLISKGQLTCKTVVQGLIERAIQVHQQTNCLTEVAFEDALQQAEELDAYMISEKQPIGPLHGLVITLKDQFNIKGYDSTLGYVGRSFNPATDDAILVKMLKSLGAIVLAKSNLPQSIMWCETENPLWGLTTNPMNKDYTPGGSTGGEAVLLSCGASMLGWGTDIGGSIRIPSHMMGIYGLKPSSTRLPYQGVPVSTEGQEHVPSSIGPMARDLSMIKYAMHSLIESKPWDYDARCAPLPWRGHLYEEMHDRPLTIGVLMDDGVVRPHPPITRALRDAVEALKLEGHEIVEWNTELHEQCIRTMDMFYTADGGEDIRQDISRAGEPFIPHVKRLVNRGKAISVYEYWKLNKKKLDLQQGYLEKWNSIQSATGRKADVLLMPVMPHAAVRHGGCGWVGYTKVWNVLDYTAMVIPGGTIQSGDVDTPFSYPARGPEDEWNQGLWNKDKDEMAAMNLPVGLQIVGRKLEEEKVLGAAEVIDRVVKKLLQPRYSQAST, from the exons ATGGCTCCTGGTTCAATTGATCCCGAGCCTCTGCCTTGGCAGTCAACAGTTGAGCGCaagaaacaacaacagcGTGACATTTTGTCCAAGGCTTTGTTGGAACTTGGGAAGTACAAAGAGTTACAAAATGTCGATATCGACCAGCTTGCCGATACAACCCAAACTTTAAGCCTTATATCTAAAGGGCAGCTGACATGCAAAACCGTTGTGCAAGGATTGATAGAACG GGCGAtccaagttcatcaacaG ACCAATTG TCTTACAGAAGTTGCTTTCGAAGATGCTTTGCAACAGGCcgaagagcttgatgccTACATGATCAGCGAGAAACAGCCAATAGGACCCCTACATGGCTTGGTGATTACTCTCAAGGACCAATTCAATATTAAGGGCTATGATAGCACTCTGGGCTACGTTGGACGGTCCTTCAATCCAGCTACTGACGATGCCATACTGGTCAAAATGCTCAAATCACTGGGCGCTATCGTTCTCGCAAAATCGAACTTGCCTCAAAGCATTATG TGGTGCGAGACGGAGAATCCCCTTTGGGGGTTGACTACCAATCCCATGAATAAAGATTACACACCAGGTGGCTCTACAGGTGGTGAGGCTGTCCTGCTTTCTTGCGGTGCCTCTATGCTCGGATGGGGTACAGATATTGGCGGAAGCATCCGCATTCCTAGCCACATGATGGGCATATATGGATTGAAGCCGAGT AGCACAAGACTACCTTACCAAGGCGTCCCTGTTTCGACAGAGGGTCAGGAACATGTTCCATCTTCAATTGGTCCAATGGCACGGGACCTGAGCATGATCAAATATGCCATGCACAGCCTAATCGAGTCAAAGCCATGGGATTACGATGCACGCTGCGCTCCGCTTCCTTGGCGAGGCCACTTATATGAAGAAATGCATGACCGCCCACTTACTATCGGTGTTCTGAtggatgatggtgttgttcgTCCACATCCACCGATAACGCGAGCATTGCGAGATGCAGTTGAAGCTTTGAAGCTTGAGGGTCATGAGATTGTGGAGTGGAATACTGAACTCCACGAGCAGTGTATAAGAACTATG GATATGTTTTATACTGctgatggtggtgaagatATCCGCCAAGATATATCAAGGGCTGGAGAGCCATTCATCCCTCACGTCAAACGCCTTGTCAATCGCGGCAAAGCAATTTCGGTATACGAATATTggaagctcaacaagaagaaattgGATCTCCAGCAAGGTTACCTGGAGAAGTGGAACTCGATCCAGTCTGCAACTGGCAGAAAGGCTGACGTGCTTCTCATGCCCGTCATGCCGCATGCCGCTGTTCGACACGGTGGATGCGGCTGGGTTGGCTATACAAAGGTGTGGAATGTTCTTGACTATACCGCGATGGTTATACCTGGCGGAACGATACAGTCGGGGGATGTTGACACACCGTTCTCGTATCCTGCTAGAGGACCTGAGGATGAATGGAACCAGGGGCTCTGGAACAAGGACAAAGACGAGATGGCTGCTATGAATCTTCCAGTTGGGCTGCAGATCGTCGGACGGAAacttgaagaggagaaagtGCTTGGGGCTGCTGAGGTAATTGATCGCGTTGTGAAAAAGCTGCTACAGCCCCGGTATTCTCAAGCATCAACATAG